In the genome of Eriocheir sinensis breed Jianghai 21 chromosome 56, ASM2467909v1, whole genome shotgun sequence, one region contains:
- the LOC126984289 gene encoding beta-secretase 1-like isoform X1, whose product MTHTVHQWVLGWHTLSFMACITIQGTASHPPEPPDPSPPGPAHSWNLFGKPGDGYYTQVEVGTPPQKFNVLVDTGSSNFGIAGVADEGLDSFFESENSSTFVDLGKEVRVIYTQGSWSGRLGQDVVCFPGVEGVAAPLMTDVALITSSKNFYVNNSKWQGIVGLAFPVLAQPQGALQSWLDEVTTRGNLSNTFTLELCGPSRENGPALHHGRLTIGSGGGGCSPKAVSCPIRRKWFYEVVVTALSLGGKAVNVPCVTFNTDKSIVDSGTSNLRLPSPVFKAVIAELKLQTSDISPPVPEEFWSGNEEVCWSQGSEEMWQTFPNLTIDLASGNHTTITITIQPQSYMRPAPDTNLTSSECWVLGIDESHTGTVLGAVILEGLCVTFDRTQGVIKFSESTCGPPVTLGEIHNTADMSLCVYTPEGIGGLTLASYIMSGILGLLSLPLVLAALRWAWRAICSVQLNSEVPFIYLDESST is encoded by the exons ATGACACACACAGTTCATCAGTGGGTGTTGGGCTGGCACACCCTTTCCTTCATGGCCTGCATCACTATCCAAGGGACTGCCTCTCACCCACCTGAGCCCCCAGACCCCAGCCCACCTGGTCCAGCCCATTCCTGGAACCTCTTTGGGAAGCCTGGTGATGGCTACTACACACAGGTGGAGGTTGGCACGCCCCCACAGAAG TTCAACGTGTTGGTTGATACCGGGAGCAGCAACTTTGGCATAGCAGGAGTTGCTGACGAGGGGCTTGACAGCTTCTTTGAATCTGAAAACTCATCAACCTTTGTTGACTTAGGGAAGGAAGTCAGGGTAATATATACACAA GGCAGCTGGAGTGGGAGGCTGGGCCAGGATGTGGTTTGCTTCCCTGGCGTGGAGGGAGTGGCCGCGCCCCTGATGACTGACGTGGCACTCATCACCTCCTCAAAAAACTTCTACGTCAACAATTCAAAGTGGCAG GGTATTGTTGGCCTTGCCTTCCCAGTGTTGGCTCAGCCCCAGGGAGCACTACAGTCCTGGCTAGATGAAGTCACCACCAGGGGTAATCTGTCCAACACATTCACTCTTGAACTGTGTGGGCCATCCAGAGAGAATGGCCCTGCCTTGCATCATGGCAGACTGACCATTG gttctggtggtggtgggtgttccCCCAAGGCGGTGAGCTGCCCCATCAGACGCAAGTGGTTCtatgaggtggtggtgacggccttGAGTCTGGGAGGGAAGGCCGTCAATGTGCCTTGCGTTACGTTCAACACTGACAAAAGCATCGTGGACTCGGGCACATCAAATTTACGTCTGCCTTCACCT GTTTTCAAAGCAGTCATTGCAGAATTAAAGCTACAAACTTCAGACATCAGCCCCCCTGTGCCGGAGGAATTTTGGTCAGGAAACGAGGAGGTCTGCTGGTCTCAGGGCAGCGAG GAAATGTGGCAAACCTTTCCCAACCTCACCATAGACCTGGCCAGCGGTAACcatacaaccatcaccatcaccatccagcCCCAGTCCTACATGCGCCCGGCGCCAGACACCAACTTGACCTCCTCAGAGTGCTGGGTGCTGGGGATTGATGAGTCACACACTGGAACAGTGTTGG GTGCAGTAATACTAGAAGGCTTGTGTGTGACGTTTGATCGGACACAGGGTGTGATCAAATTCTCAGAGTCTACGTGTGGGCCGCCTGTCACCCTCGGAGAAATTCACAACACGGCAG ACatgagtttgtgtgtgtacaCCCCCGAGGGAATAGGCGGCCTGACCTTGGCCTCCTACATCATGAGTGGCATCCTAGGCCTCCTCTCACTGCCCCTGGTGCTGGCGGCCCTCCGGTGGGCGTGGAGGGCCATCTGCAGCGTACAACTAAACTCAGAAGTTCCCTTTATATATTTAGATGAAAGCAGTACCTGA
- the LOC126984289 gene encoding beta-secretase 1-like isoform X2 — protein sequence MTHTVHQWVLGWHTLSFMACITIQGTASHPPEPPDPSPPGPAHSWNLFGKPGDGYYTQVEVGTPPQKFNVLVDTGSSNFGIAGVADEGLDSFFESENSSTFVDLGKEVRVIYTQGSWSGRLGQDVVCFPGVEGVAAPLMTDVALITSSKNFYVNNSKWQGIVGLAFPVLAQPQGALQSWLDEVTTRGSGGGGCSPKAVSCPIRRKWFYEVVVTALSLGGKAVNVPCVTFNTDKSIVDSGTSNLRLPSPVFKAVIAELKLQTSDISPPVPEEFWSGNEEVCWSQGSEEMWQTFPNLTIDLASGNHTTITITIQPQSYMRPAPDTNLTSSECWVLGIDESHTGTVLGAVILEGLCVTFDRTQGVIKFSESTCGPPVTLGEIHNTADMSLCVYTPEGIGGLTLASYIMSGILGLLSLPLVLAALRWAWRAICSVQLNSEVPFIYLDESST from the exons ATGACACACACAGTTCATCAGTGGGTGTTGGGCTGGCACACCCTTTCCTTCATGGCCTGCATCACTATCCAAGGGACTGCCTCTCACCCACCTGAGCCCCCAGACCCCAGCCCACCTGGTCCAGCCCATTCCTGGAACCTCTTTGGGAAGCCTGGTGATGGCTACTACACACAGGTGGAGGTTGGCACGCCCCCACAGAAG TTCAACGTGTTGGTTGATACCGGGAGCAGCAACTTTGGCATAGCAGGAGTTGCTGACGAGGGGCTTGACAGCTTCTTTGAATCTGAAAACTCATCAACCTTTGTTGACTTAGGGAAGGAAGTCAGGGTAATATATACACAA GGCAGCTGGAGTGGGAGGCTGGGCCAGGATGTGGTTTGCTTCCCTGGCGTGGAGGGAGTGGCCGCGCCCCTGATGACTGACGTGGCACTCATCACCTCCTCAAAAAACTTCTACGTCAACAATTCAAAGTGGCAG GGTATTGTTGGCCTTGCCTTCCCAGTGTTGGCTCAGCCCCAGGGAGCACTACAGTCCTGGCTAGATGAAGTCACCACCAGGG gttctggtggtggtgggtgttccCCCAAGGCGGTGAGCTGCCCCATCAGACGCAAGTGGTTCtatgaggtggtggtgacggccttGAGTCTGGGAGGGAAGGCCGTCAATGTGCCTTGCGTTACGTTCAACACTGACAAAAGCATCGTGGACTCGGGCACATCAAATTTACGTCTGCCTTCACCT GTTTTCAAAGCAGTCATTGCAGAATTAAAGCTACAAACTTCAGACATCAGCCCCCCTGTGCCGGAGGAATTTTGGTCAGGAAACGAGGAGGTCTGCTGGTCTCAGGGCAGCGAG GAAATGTGGCAAACCTTTCCCAACCTCACCATAGACCTGGCCAGCGGTAACcatacaaccatcaccatcaccatccagcCCCAGTCCTACATGCGCCCGGCGCCAGACACCAACTTGACCTCCTCAGAGTGCTGGGTGCTGGGGATTGATGAGTCACACACTGGAACAGTGTTGG GTGCAGTAATACTAGAAGGCTTGTGTGTGACGTTTGATCGGACACAGGGTGTGATCAAATTCTCAGAGTCTACGTGTGGGCCGCCTGTCACCCTCGGAGAAATTCACAACACGGCAG ACatgagtttgtgtgtgtacaCCCCCGAGGGAATAGGCGGCCTGACCTTGGCCTCCTACATCATGAGTGGCATCCTAGGCCTCCTCTCACTGCCCCTGGTGCTGGCGGCCCTCCGGTGGGCGTGGAGGGCCATCTGCAGCGTACAACTAAACTCAGAAGTTCCCTTTATATATTTAGATGAAAGCAGTACCTGA
- the LOC126984291 gene encoding deoxyhypusine hydroxylase-like, whose protein sequence is MVPDSKIEAIGGVLVDPGRPLKERFRALFTLRGLGGEAAISAISRCFDDPSALLKHELAYCLGQMGDVRAIPKLIEVLSDSKQEPMVRHEAGEALGAIGDPTVEDVLRKYSKDPCVDVAETCQLALSRLAWLQSSAGKGQDNKTAVGTQFLSIDPAPPEQETDIEKLREQLVDETLPLFERYRAMFSLRNINTDESARALAAGLTCKGSALFRHEVGYVLGQMGNSAVVEELAAVVRNKDESGMVRHEAAEALGSIASPQAEEVLREHLKDEAAVVRESCEVALDMSEYENSPAQFQFADGLQAKV, encoded by the exons ATGGTCCCAGACAGCAAGATAGAGGCCATTGGGGGCGTACTGGTTGACCCGGGCCGGCCCCTGAAGGAGCGGTTCCGGGCACTCTTCACACTGAGGGGCCTGGGGGGGGAGGCTGCCATAAGTGCTATTTCTCGGTGCTTTGATGACCCCTCGGCCCTCCTCAAGCATGAACTGGCCTACTGCCTGGGTCAGATGGGGGACGTCAGAGCCATACCAAAACTCATTGAGGTCTTGAGTGACTCCAAACAGGAGCCAATGGTGAGGCATGAGGCTGGGGAGGCACTGGGAGCCATTGGAGACCCTACTGTGGAGGATGTTCTCAGAAAATATAGCAAAGACCCATGTGTGGATGTAGCTGAGACTTGCCAGCTGGCCTTGAGCAGGCTGGCGTGGCTGCAGTCCTCCGCTGGGAAGGGCCAGGACAACAAGACTGCAGTGGGCACACAGTTCCTCTCCATTGACCCGGCACCCCCAGAGCAGGAGACCGACATTGAAAAACTGAGAGAGCAACTCGTGGATGAGACGCTGCCCCTCTTTGAAAG GTACCGCGCCATGTTCTCGCTGCGTAACATCAACACGGATGAGAGTGCACGGGCGCTGGCGGCAGGCCTGACGTGCAAGGGCAGTGCTCTCTTCCGCCACGAGGTAGGTTATGTACTGGGGCAGATGGGGAACTCGGCCGTGGTTGAGGAGTTGGCAGCGGTTGTGAGGAACAAAGACGAGAGTGGAATGGTGAGGCACGAGGCGGCAGAGGCCTTGGGGTCCATCGCCTCGCCCCAGGCTGAGGAGGTGTTGCGGGAGCACCTCAAGGACGAGGCTGCGGTGGTCAGGGAGAGCTGTGAGGTTGCTCTTGACATGTCTGAATATGAAAACTCTCCGGCTCAGTTCCAGTTTGCTGATGGACTGCAAGCCAAGGTCTAG